A single genomic interval of Deinococcus radiotolerans harbors:
- a CDS encoding magnesium transporter CorA family protein, protein MIRARRLSDGQDFPWNGEHENVWVDTQDPSPDELAALRAAFPLNRLALEDALERGHWSRAEVYPEHAFITVRSYVNPDQVDEFTERLSIFTFDHAVLTHSPGGTRALNGVWPLAGRDSVNTAQEVTYELLDHTADTFFTAADALEARVDDLEERVFQRVRENPVPHVFELKHLVSQARRLATDAREATALMGRHANCTPADLVRYRDVQDSFTRAAGRFDTLRDLLTNLLDLHLNLQSQRMNEVMRTLTAVSVIFLPLTFLAGVWGMNFDHMPELRSPHGYALAWATFLLIGAALSVYFKRRGWW, encoded by the coding sequence ATGATCAGGGCGCGGCGACTCAGTGACGGACAGGACTTTCCCTGGAACGGGGAGCACGAGAACGTCTGGGTGGACACGCAGGACCCCTCCCCGGATGAACTGGCCGCGCTGCGCGCCGCGTTTCCCCTGAACCGCCTGGCGCTGGAGGACGCCCTGGAACGCGGACACTGGAGCCGCGCCGAGGTGTACCCCGAACACGCGTTCATCACGGTGCGCTCGTACGTGAATCCGGATCAGGTGGATGAGTTCACGGAGCGGCTGAGTATTTTCACCTTCGATCATGCTGTGCTGACCCACAGCCCCGGCGGCACCCGAGCCCTGAATGGAGTGTGGCCCCTGGCCGGGCGCGACAGCGTGAATACCGCGCAGGAAGTCACGTACGAGCTGCTGGACCACACCGCCGATACGTTCTTCACGGCTGCCGACGCGCTGGAGGCCCGCGTGGACGACCTGGAAGAACGGGTGTTCCAGCGGGTGCGGGAAAACCCGGTGCCGCACGTCTTCGAACTCAAGCACCTCGTGTCGCAGGCGCGGCGGCTGGCGACCGACGCGCGCGAGGCGACCGCGCTGATGGGCCGCCACGCCAACTGCACCCCGGCTGATCTGGTGCGCTACCGCGACGTGCAGGATTCGTTCACACGCGCCGCCGGACGCTTCGACACCTTGCGGGACCTCCTGACGAACCTGCTGGACCTGCACCTGAACCTCCAGAGCCAGCGCATGAACGAGGTCATGCGCACCCTGACGGCGGTCAGCGTGATCTTCCTGCCGCTGACGTTCCTGGCGGGCGTGTGGGGCATGAACTTCGACCACATGCCCGAGTTGCGCAGCCCGCACGGGTACGCGCTGGCCTGGGCGACGTTCCTGCTGATCGGCGCGGCCCTGAGCGTGTACTTCAAGCGGCGCGGCTGGTGGTAA
- a CDS encoding roadblock/LC7 domain-containing protein, protein MTNAVYTMTVRALSGVVSERAAEMMVRSVLREQSLLPDTVSAQEMQRMLSGPLLSRLSAVMPAARARRELLALSNQLAEKYPKAPTLFVESGPHATWDDTQDTGAWNDLGLGADDFEFDDPEYATGLAGRAYDLGSTLDQDTLIQTLGRLSGVQGVMVCRASGEVLRVRAVRDANGLAGVVAASAMLFQKRALRLLSAELGGQTVCVCPLGEYCVAVIASSQTNVGRLLVELQQLRVAA, encoded by the coding sequence ATGACGAACGCTGTGTACACCATGACCGTCCGCGCCCTGTCCGGGGTGGTATCGGAGCGGGCGGCTGAAATGATGGTCCGGTCAGTTCTGCGCGAGCAGAGTCTGCTGCCGGACACCGTGAGTGCCCAGGAGATGCAGCGCATGCTGTCCGGGCCGCTGCTGTCGCGCCTGAGCGCCGTGATGCCCGCAGCCCGAGCGCGGCGGGAACTGCTGGCCCTGTCCAATCAGCTGGCCGAGAAGTACCCGAAAGCGCCGACGCTGTTCGTCGAGAGCGGTCCGCACGCCACCTGGGACGATACGCAGGACACCGGCGCGTGGAACGACCTGGGGCTCGGCGCGGACGATTTCGAGTTCGACGACCCGGAGTACGCGACCGGGCTCGCAGGCCGCGCGTACGACCTGGGGTCCACGCTGGATCAGGACACCCTGATTCAGACGCTGGGCCGCCTGAGTGGCGTGCAGGGCGTGATGGTGTGCCGCGCCAGCGGCGAGGTGCTGCGCGTGCGGGCCGTGCGGGACGCCAACGGCCTGGCCGGGGTGGTGGCGGCCAGCGCCATGCTGTTCCAGAAGCGGGCGCTGCGGCTCCTGTCGGCCGAACTGGGCGGACAGACGGTGTGCGTGTGCCCGCTGGGCGAGTACTGCGTGGCCGTGATCGCCAGCTCGCAAACGAACGTGGGCCGGCTGCTGGTGGAACTGCAGCAGCTCCGGGTGGCCGCGTGA
- the crcB gene encoding fluoride efflux transporter CrcB, with amino-acid sequence MAGGALGAAARYGTQVLLAPLALRTEFPVPVLLINVVGSFLLGLTLTLVGRGVWPDAARLAFGTGVLGAFTTFSTFSVELDSLLAHGRGGATLLYALLSVTLGVLAAVAGRTLGGRL; translated from the coding sequence ATGGCGGGCGGCGCCCTGGGCGCAGCGGCCCGCTACGGTACGCAGGTCCTGCTGGCGCCGCTGGCCCTGCGCACGGAGTTTCCCGTGCCGGTGCTGCTGATCAACGTCGTGGGCTCGTTCCTGCTGGGCCTGACGCTGACGCTGGTGGGCCGGGGCGTGTGGCCGGACGCGGCGCGTCTGGCGTTCGGGACCGGGGTGCTGGGCGCCTTCACGACGTTCTCTACCTTCAGCGTGGAACTGGACAGCCTGCTCGCGCACGGGCGGGGCGGCGCGACCCTGCTGTACGCGCTGCTGAGCGTCACGCTGGGCGTCCTGGCCGCCGTGGCGGGCCGCACCCTGGGGGGGCGGCTGTGA